A single Leptolyngbya ohadii IS1 DNA region contains:
- a CDS encoding GUN4 domain-containing protein produces MTSAQEQYHSIVRHYLQSGQISPAAQRILEQQRSYLNLLTDEAEAIEQSVLEGNFEAGDTIPSVEDIAPVHESSPAEAIPSVEDIAPVRESSPAEAIPSVEDISPEAENLETEDYPPEFQSNAVSQSPQSDNVLNFQTPPELGDLGGVPNLQTLPSFSLESKSLSSHSGNDITSSNFTTETNASSDSEARSRYKSAYFQAIRLLFPLDDLLTLGLRSLQQTLNLQDGDVKAIETFCQEEFEAEQQQYQTNLNLYREEFASAKFSLHRESVQDELWQLQRKLGLRSEDVLKLERDVMRENAIEADRDLLAINLHSSEMARGQAIEKELFDDTDTTDRFAQPPQADRSGQGSSPRPHTEPEKIVPQDAGDTANNLTDREVTDRHIASAAALDFSDNLGDWGEEQAGRQTTSINLDGSNRSANVTPSSSQAGSQVGSQSVSQTVLESVPQTELDFAFQELERHLSSESRDWWEADQTTYQILLKLSPNESLGWLDTTSIEQIYQSDALQRIDRLWSDASEGRFGLYAQREVYKKVEQELRVQYQDKMKDDRLQQLYIQEFVRTIGWWDNRLKFVKFYRWLSFELDLAGAPDIPQGQFPAYWFWVIPSRYALQLGGIGFGQGGWRVDTSRMRAWINKLRSCKFEP; encoded by the coding sequence ATGACTTCAGCGCAGGAGCAGTATCACAGCATCGTTCGGCACTACCTTCAGAGCGGACAAATTTCCCCCGCTGCCCAGCGGATTTTAGAGCAGCAGCGCAGCTATTTGAATCTGCTCACCGATGAAGCCGAAGCGATCGAGCAATCTGTTCTAGAAGGGAATTTTGAGGCGGGCGATACGATTCCTTCTGTAGAGGACATTGCCCCAGTTCACGAGTCTTCCCCTGCTGAAGCGATTCCTTCTGTAGAGGACATTGCCCCAGTTCGCGAATCTTCGCCTGCTGAAGCGATTCCTTCTGTAGAAGATATCTCACCGGAAGCTGAGAATTTGGAGACAGAGGATTACCCCCCTGAGTTTCAATCTAATGCGGTATCTCAAAGTCCCCAGTCTGACAACGTTCTGAACTTTCAAACTCCCCCAGAATTGGGGGATTTAGGGGGCGTCCCAAACCTTCAAACTCTCCCCTCGTTCTCCCTTGAAAGTAAGTCCCTATCCAGTCATTCAGGCAACGATATAACTTCCTCAAACTTCACAACAGAAACCAATGCTTCGTCTGACTCCGAAGCCCGATCGCGCTACAAAAGTGCCTACTTTCAGGCAATCCGGCTTCTGTTTCCCCTGGATGACCTGTTAACGTTGGGACTGCGATCGCTTCAGCAAACCCTGAACCTGCAAGATGGCGACGTGAAGGCGATCGAAACTTTCTGCCAGGAGGAGTTTGAGGCAGAACAGCAGCAATATCAGACCAACCTGAACCTTTATCGCGAGGAGTTTGCGTCTGCGAAGTTTTCCCTGCATCGGGAATCTGTTCAGGATGAGCTATGGCAACTTCAGCGCAAGCTGGGTCTTCGCAGTGAGGATGTCCTGAAATTAGAACGGGACGTGATGCGGGAAAATGCAATCGAAGCGGATCGGGATTTGCTGGCTATCAATCTGCATTCCTCCGAAATGGCGCGAGGTCAGGCGATCGAAAAGGAACTGTTTGACGATACCGATACTACCGACCGCTTCGCGCAGCCCCCCCAGGCGGATCGATCGGGACAGGGGAGCAGTCCTCGCCCCCATACTGAACCTGAGAAGATTGTCCCCCAGGATGCAGGCGATACGGCGAATAATCTAACCGATCGAGAAGTAACCGATCGCCATATTGCTAGTGCTGCTGCCCTGGACTTCTCTGATAATCTTGGTGACTGGGGCGAAGAGCAGGCTGGAAGGCAGACCACAAGCATCAATTTGGATGGATCTAATCGTTCTGCAAACGTAACCCCGTCCAGTTCCCAAGCTGGTTCTCAAGTGGGTTCTCAATCCGTTTCCCAAACCGTCCTCGAATCCGTTCCCCAAACTGAGTTAGACTTTGCCTTTCAAGAGCTGGAAAGGCATTTGAGCAGCGAATCGCGGGACTGGTGGGAAGCAGACCAGACCACCTATCAAATTTTGCTGAAGCTATCGCCCAACGAATCGCTCGGCTGGCTGGATACAACGTCGATCGAGCAAATTTATCAGAGTGATGCCCTTCAGCGGATCGACCGCCTCTGGAGTGATGCCAGCGAAGGCAGGTTTGGCTTATACGCCCAGCGTGAGGTTTACAAAAAGGTCGAACAGGAATTGCGGGTACAGTACCAGGACAAAATGAAGGACGATCGCTTGCAGCAGCTCTATATTCAAGAATTTGTGCGGACGATCGGCTGGTGGGACAACCGGCTGAAATTCGTCAAGTTCTATCGCTGGCTTAGCTTTGAGTTGGATCTGGCAGGCGCACCCGATATTCCCCAGGGGCAGTTCCCGGCGTACTGGTTCTGGGTGATTCCCAGCAGATATGCCCTTCAGCTAGGCGGCATTGGTTTCGGGCAGGGTGGCTGGCGAGTTGACACGTCGCGGATGCGAGCCTGGATCAATAAGCTGAGAAGCTGCAAATTTGAACCGTAG